From a single Rutidosis leptorrhynchoides isolate AG116_Rl617_1_P2 chromosome 5, CSIRO_AGI_Rlap_v1, whole genome shotgun sequence genomic region:
- the LOC139849151 gene encoding uncharacterized protein, whose product MECVVCHKSRYKTSEDDSDDEENLTANDHNKVPSKVLRYFPLIPRLQRLYMSSKADASMRWHEEGRTKDGLQRHPEDSPAWQTFDHKYREFAKESHNVRLGLASDGFNPFGNMRPSALGNNIDVYLKPLVDELKLLWDHGVETYDSSTNSNFQMRAGMVWTISDFPAYANLSGWSTKESDVLNELNGIDEYKFGKLVKDSPVLPYNWKKISIFFKLPYWKDNLIRHNLDVMHIEKNVCDSVIGTLMNLDEKTKDHINGRYDLEEMGIRNELHTEVVENNKVDFPPECFSMNKKEKDRFCWMLKAVKVPDGYSANISRCVQLDPPKIGGLKSYDNYILMQQLLPIYIRNSLPKHVRSVVIKLCRYYRRLCCKVLDPTELVQMENDIGKILCYMERIFSTIVL is encoded by the exons ATGGAGTGTGTCGTATGTCACAAGTCACGGTATAAAACAAGTGAAGATGATTCAGATGATGAGGAAAACTTAACAGCCAATGATCATAATAAGGTCCCATCAAAGGTTTTGCGTTACTTTCCTCTCATCCCGCGTTTGCAAAGGTTATATATGTCATCTAAAGCAGATGCCTCCATGAGATGGCACGAAGAGGGTCGCACGAAAGATGGATTACAGAGACATCCGGAAGATTCACCAGCTTGGCAAACATTTGATCATAAATATCGTGAATTTGCAAAGGAATCCCATAATGTCAGGCTTGGTTTAGCGAGTGATGGGTTTAACCCTTTTGGAAATATGA GACCATCTGCGCTAGGGAATAATATAGATGTATATTTGAAACCTCTAGTGGATGAGCTAAAGTTGTTGTGGGATCATGGAGTAGAGACATATGATTCATCAACAAATAGTAACTTTCAAATGCGTGCTGGTATGGTATGGACAATAAGTGACTTTCCTGCGTATGCCAACTTATCTGGATGGAGCACTAAAG AGTCAGACGTTCTTAATGAGCTAAATGGTATTGATGAATATAAATTTGGGAAACTAGTCAAGGACAGCCCAGTATTGCCGTATAATTGGAAGAAGATAAGTATATTCTTCAAATTACCGTACTGGAAAGACAACTTGATACGACATAATCTAGATGTAATGCATATTGAGAAAAATGTATGTGATAGTGTCATTGGAACATTAATGAATTTAGATGAAAAGACAAAAGATCATATAAATGGGCGTTATGATTTAGAAGAAATGGGAATTCGAAATGAACTACATACCGAAGTTGTAGAAAACAACAAAGTAGATTTTCCACCTGAGTGTTTCTCAatgaataaaaaagaaaaagatagATTTTGTTGGATGCTTAAAGCAGTGAAAGTTCCTGATGGTTATTCAGCTAATATTTCAAGATGCGTTCAACTCGACCCTCCAAAAATTGGTGGCCTTAAAAGTTACGACAATTATATTTTGATGCAACAGTTGCTTCCAATTTACATACGAAATAGTCTACCTAAGCATGTCCGCTCTGTTGTGATCAAGTTGTGTCGTTACTATAGACGCTTATGCTGTAAAGTTCTCGATCCAACTGAATTGGTTCAAATGGAAAATGATATTGGAAAAATACTTTGCTATATGGAGAGGATTTTTTCCACCATCGTTCTTTGA